A section of the Arabiibacter massiliensis genome encodes:
- a CDS encoding cold shock domain-containing protein, which translates to MAFGTVKWFNAEKGYGFISQEEGGDLFVHFSEIQGDGFKTLEENARVEFTVASGNNGKDQATKVRAL; encoded by the coding sequence ATGGCTTTTGGTACAGTGAAATGGTTCAACGCCGAAAAGGGCTACGGTTTCATCTCCCAGGAGGAAGGCGGCGACCTGTTCGTCCACTTCAGCGAGATCCAGGGCGACGGTTTCAAGACCCTCGAGGAGAACGCCCGCGTCGAGTTCACGGTCGCCTCCGGCAACAACGGCAAGGACCAGGCCACGAAGGTTCGCGCCCTCTAA